The proteins below come from a single Prosthecobacter sp. SYSU 5D2 genomic window:
- a CDS encoding response regulator: protein MNSKVILLVEDNPDDEELTLMALKKNNILNEVVVARDGVEAIEFLFGDGPESCSQRRVLPAIILLDLKLPRMDGLEVLKRIRADERTRILPVVVLTSSREEGDLLESYSLGCNSYVRKPVDFAQFVEATRQLGLYWLLLNEGPPVKP from the coding sequence ATGAACTCCAAAGTCATCTTGCTGGTCGAGGATAACCCTGACGACGAAGAGCTGACGCTCATGGCTTTGAAGAAGAACAACATTCTCAACGAAGTCGTCGTGGCCCGTGATGGCGTGGAAGCCATCGAATTTTTATTCGGAGACGGCCCTGAATCCTGCTCCCAGCGGCGGGTGCTGCCTGCCATCATCCTTTTGGATCTGAAATTGCCCCGCATGGACGGGCTGGAAGTGCTCAAGCGTATCCGCGCTGATGAGCGCACCCGCATTCTCCCGGTGGTGGTCCTCACCTCCTCCCGTGAGGAAGGGGATCTGCTGGAGAGCTACTCCCTCGGCTGCAACAGCTACGTCCGCAAGCCGGTTGACTTTGCCCAGTTTGTCGAAGCCACCCGTCAGCTTGGCCTGTACTGGCTGCTGCTCAATGAAGGACCACCCGTAAAGCCATGA
- a CDS encoding sulfatase — translation MRAITQSVACFLLACSSLVHGQDKLNVLFIAVDDLRTSLGCYGDPVSKTPHLDALAKSGQIFTRAYCQQAVCNPSRQSVLSGRRPDSIRIWTLVDHFRQTAPDVVSLPQYFKEQGWFAQAFGKIYHGQTGMSDPPSWSVPEQFHDVPKGDDYLLPENQAGPDNKNAKMASYEAADTGDDAYRDGQVAAAAIQALREKRTQPFFIAVGFRKPHLPFSVPKKYWDLYDPAAIPLPVHPTSPTGAPEIARHEWKELRGYADIPAEGPLSAEKQRQLRHGYYAAVSYTDAQIGRVLEELDSQGLRDKTVVVLWSDHGFHLGEQDLWCKDTNYELATRVPLFLRVPGQKNPGVPIPALAELVDLYPTLVELCSLPRPQGLDGKSLVPLLQDATAKVRPFAISQFPRPWQQKEQPQNMGYTLRNERWRYVEWLDFNTRQHLSRELYDMQDCLIEHSNLAEQAEYAATVADLSRQLHAVLDPNVQPLKKSRKKKK, via the coding sequence ATGAGGGCGATTACCCAAAGCGTGGCCTGCTTTTTGCTGGCCTGCAGCTCCCTGGTCCACGGCCAGGATAAACTGAACGTCCTCTTCATCGCCGTGGATGACCTTCGTACCTCATTGGGCTGTTACGGCGACCCGGTGTCCAAAACACCGCACCTTGATGCTCTGGCCAAAAGCGGTCAGATTTTCACCCGTGCCTACTGTCAGCAGGCCGTGTGCAATCCCTCCCGGCAGTCTGTCCTTTCCGGCCGCAGACCGGATTCCATCCGTATTTGGACACTGGTGGACCACTTCCGCCAAACTGCGCCGGATGTGGTTTCGCTGCCGCAATACTTCAAGGAACAGGGCTGGTTCGCCCAGGCCTTTGGGAAGATTTATCATGGCCAGACCGGCATGAGCGATCCGCCCTCCTGGTCCGTGCCCGAGCAGTTTCACGATGTCCCCAAAGGCGATGATTATCTGCTGCCGGAAAACCAGGCCGGACCTGACAATAAGAATGCCAAGATGGCTTCCTATGAGGCCGCAGACACGGGAGATGATGCCTACCGCGATGGCCAGGTGGCCGCTGCCGCCATCCAGGCGCTGCGGGAAAAGCGCACTCAGCCGTTCTTCATCGCCGTCGGTTTTCGCAAGCCTCATCTGCCTTTCAGTGTGCCCAAGAAATACTGGGATCTCTATGATCCGGCGGCCATCCCGCTGCCGGTGCATCCAACATCGCCGACGGGTGCGCCGGAGATTGCCCGTCATGAATGGAAAGAGCTGAGAGGCTATGCGGACATTCCCGCCGAAGGTCCGCTTTCAGCGGAAAAACAGCGCCAGTTACGCCATGGTTATTATGCCGCCGTCAGTTATACGGATGCGCAGATAGGCCGTGTGCTAGAGGAACTGGACAGCCAGGGCTTGCGTGACAAGACCGTCGTCGTTCTCTGGTCGGATCACGGCTTTCATCTCGGAGAGCAGGATCTCTGGTGCAAAGACACCAACTATGAACTCGCCACCCGCGTGCCATTGTTTCTGCGGGTTCCCGGTCAAAAAAATCCCGGTGTGCCTATCCCCGCCCTGGCCGAACTGGTGGACCTTTATCCGACACTGGTGGAGCTTTGCAGCCTGCCACGCCCCCAAGGTCTGGACGGGAAGAGCCTGGTGCCATTGCTGCAGGATGCGACAGCAAAGGTGCGTCCCTTTGCCATCAGCCAGTTCCCCCGGCCCTGGCAGCAAAAGGAGCAACCGCAAAACATGGGTTACACCCTGCGAAATGAACGCTGGCGTTATGTGGAATGGCTGGATTTTAACACCCGTCAGCACCTGAGCCGTGAGCTTTATGACATGCAGGACTGCCTCATCGAGCACAGCAATCTCGCCGAACAAGCAGAGTATGCCGCCACTGTGGCTGATCTCAGCCGCCAGCTTCACGCTGTGTTGGACCCGAATGTGCAGCCTCTCAAAAAATCACGGAAGAAGAAAAAATAG
- a CDS encoding ATP-binding protein, protein MSKLVPWSFRTLSCWVSPGASFVAVASALLVLTGWTFDIEVLKRILPGMVSMNPATAIAFMLAGLSLWLLVREQSLKSQRVAQGLALLVLLLGALRLFGYILGTDQGPDQWLFAASLDDEPSPFPNRMAPNAALGFVLLGSGLLLMQRTTSRGRRPAEYCALLIGLVSLLALLGYAYQVTWLYGVESFIPMALHTAAVFHLMAAGLLFARRDQGWASFILSDSPGGALVRHLFPVMLPCLMLLGWLRLEGERRGMFAADMGTTMYTVVAILMVSLLIWWSARILHRADQARLHVEEDLERFFTLSLDMLCIAGKDGSFKRISPAFSTCLGYTTEELLERPFFDLLHPEDRDRTLAEMENLDCGQFPDHFENRLLCQDGTWKWLWWKAQSLPEEGLIYATARDVTEQRKAQEEIRLLNAALNERATQLDASNQELEAFSYSVSHDLRAPLRGIAGFTQALEEHAGRTLDATSQGYLSRVRRAAERMGYLIDDLLKLSRLTRAEMHVEAVNVSHQAESVLAQLRQREPQRQVECDITPDIIVHADAALLRILLENLLENAWKFTSKNPSARIEVGLTSTADDAKVCYVRDNGVGFDMRYASKLFGAFQRLHSMVEFPGTGIGLATVQRVVRRHGGKVWAEAELNKGSSFYFVV, encoded by the coding sequence ATGTCGAAACTGGTTCCCTGGTCATTTCGTACTCTGTCCTGCTGGGTCTCCCCCGGTGCCAGTTTCGTGGCTGTGGCCAGCGCTCTCCTGGTTTTGACCGGCTGGACTTTTGACATTGAAGTGCTCAAGCGCATCCTGCCGGGGATGGTTTCGATGAATCCGGCCACGGCCATCGCGTTCATGCTGGCAGGGTTGTCTCTATGGCTTTTGGTGCGGGAACAATCGCTAAAGTCACAGAGGGTGGCCCAGGGGCTGGCATTGCTTGTATTGCTGCTGGGTGCGCTGCGCCTGTTTGGGTACATTTTGGGGACTGACCAGGGGCCGGACCAGTGGTTGTTTGCGGCCAGTCTGGACGATGAACCGTCACCTTTCCCCAACCGCATGGCCCCCAATGCCGCACTGGGTTTTGTCCTTCTTGGCAGCGGCCTGCTACTGATGCAGCGCACCACTTCGCGGGGCAGGAGGCCGGCTGAATATTGTGCCCTTCTAATTGGCCTGGTTTCCCTGCTGGCGCTGCTGGGTTATGCTTACCAGGTCACCTGGCTTTATGGGGTGGAGAGCTTTATTCCCATGGCTCTCCACACCGCTGCCGTTTTCCACCTGATGGCCGCCGGACTGCTCTTTGCACGCCGGGACCAGGGATGGGCCTCCTTCATTTTGAGTGACAGTCCGGGCGGTGCGCTGGTGAGGCACCTGTTTCCGGTCATGCTTCCATGCTTAATGTTGTTAGGCTGGCTGCGCCTGGAGGGGGAGCGCCGGGGGATGTTTGCCGCCGATATGGGCACGACGATGTACACAGTCGTGGCGATTCTGATGGTCAGTTTGTTAATTTGGTGGAGTGCGCGCATCCTGCATCGTGCCGACCAGGCCCGTTTGCATGTGGAGGAAGATCTGGAACGGTTTTTTACCCTGTCCCTGGACATGCTCTGCATCGCAGGCAAGGACGGTTCTTTCAAACGCATCAGTCCTGCTTTTTCCACCTGTCTCGGATATACAACAGAGGAACTGCTGGAACGTCCCTTCTTTGATCTTTTGCATCCTGAGGATCGCGACCGCACCCTGGCCGAGATGGAAAACCTCGACTGCGGCCAGTTTCCGGATCACTTTGAAAACCGGCTGCTGTGTCAGGACGGCACATGGAAATGGCTGTGGTGGAAAGCCCAAAGCCTTCCGGAAGAAGGTCTCATCTATGCGACCGCGCGGGATGTGACGGAGCAGAGAAAAGCGCAGGAGGAGATCCGCCTGCTCAATGCCGCCCTGAATGAGCGTGCCACCCAGCTGGATGCCTCCAACCAGGAACTGGAAGCCTTCAGCTATTCCGTCTCCCATGACCTGCGGGCTCCGCTGCGCGGAATCGCCGGCTTCACTCAGGCCCTGGAAGAACATGCAGGCCGCACGCTGGATGCCACCTCTCAGGGCTACCTCTCCCGCGTTCGCCGCGCGGCCGAACGCATGGGCTACCTGATTGATGACCTTCTGAAGCTTTCCCGGCTGACCCGGGCTGAAATGCATGTGGAAGCCGTCAATGTCAGCCACCAGGCGGAGTCCGTCCTGGCGCAACTCCGTCAGCGTGAACCCCAGCGCCAGGTGGAGTGTGACATCACCCCGGACATCATCGTTCACGCTGATGCAGCCCTTTTGCGCATCCTCCTGGAAAACCTTCTCGAAAACGCCTGGAAGTTCACTTCCAAAAATCCCTCCGCCCGCATTGAAGTGGGACTCACCAGCACGGCGGACGACGCCAAAGTTTGCTATGTCCGGGACAATGGCGTTGGATTTGACATGCGCTATGCATCGAAGCTTTTCGGGGCTTTTCAGCGCCTGCATTCCATGGTGGAATTCCCCGGGACCGGCATCGGGCTGGCCACCGTCCAGCGTGTGGTCCGGCGCCATGGCGGCAAGGTTTGGGCAGAGGCCGAATTAAATAAAGGCTCGTCCTTTTATTTCGTTGTATAA
- a CDS encoding alpha-1,4-glucan--maltose-1-phosphate maltosyltransferase produces the protein MSASAAHAPTVVIENFYPCIEGGRHPIKRVVGEPLDLWCDIFMDGHVVMSAVVKWRQAGSRRWYESPMRPLENDRWQGQCIFNTMGRWEYAVEAWSDTFRGWKKTFAIRVQAQDPDVPVEALDGARLLTEAAARARTAGVEAAATQLEDVAELLSQLPPQEIMDVLLSDDLQALMDRFPDRSLSTTSTPMRVIAERERARFSAWYEFFPRSAEGRMDRHSTFRDCLPRLDDARAMGFDTIYFPPIHPIGITARKGKNNTLTAYEGDVGSPWAIGGPAGGHRDIEPQLGTMEDFVWLVEEASKRGLEIALDFAINCSPDHPYVKDHPDWFYQRPDGSIRYAENPPKKYQDIYPINFHCADWKNLWRELIDVVLFWVSKGVKIFRVDNPHTKPVSFWEELISTVHRKHPEVIFLAEAFTKPKMMQVLGKIGFTQSYTYFTWREDKAGLTEYARELMQGEMRWYYRGNFWPNTPDIHPYYLQNAPASMFRLRAALAATLSSTWGMYAGYELCENKPLPGKEEYLDSEKFQLSQRDYNAPGNIKGFIARLNSIRRDNPAMHLYDNLVFHGADHDQMLCYSKCTPDFSNRILCIVSLNGYDPISGMVYLDLGALGLGHDQTYRVRDLMHGGVYEWSGAANFVSLSPDGASLHIFQVEPL, from the coding sequence ATGTCCGCCTCTGCCGCCCACGCCCCCACCGTCGTCATCGAGAATTTCTACCCCTGCATCGAAGGCGGGCGGCATCCCATCAAGCGGGTGGTCGGTGAGCCCCTGGACCTCTGGTGCGACATCTTCATGGACGGCCATGTGGTCATGTCCGCCGTGGTGAAATGGCGTCAGGCCGGCAGCCGTCGCTGGTATGAAAGCCCCATGCGCCCCTTGGAAAACGACCGCTGGCAGGGGCAGTGTATCTTTAACACGATGGGCCGCTGGGAATATGCCGTGGAGGCCTGGTCAGACACTTTTCGCGGCTGGAAAAAGACCTTCGCCATCCGCGTCCAGGCCCAGGATCCTGACGTGCCGGTAGAAGCTCTAGATGGAGCCCGCCTGCTCACCGAAGCCGCCGCCCGTGCCCGCACCGCCGGGGTGGAAGCCGCTGCCACTCAGCTTGAGGATGTCGCCGAACTCCTGTCCCAGCTTCCCCCCCAGGAGATTATGGATGTCCTGCTTTCCGATGATCTCCAGGCCCTGATGGACCGTTTCCCAGACCGTAGCCTCTCCACCACCTCCACGCCCATGCGCGTCATCGCAGAGCGTGAGCGTGCGCGCTTCTCCGCCTGGTATGAGTTTTTCCCGCGCAGTGCCGAAGGCCGGATGGACAGGCACAGCACATTCCGTGACTGCTTGCCACGTCTGGACGATGCCCGCGCCATGGGTTTCGATACCATCTACTTCCCGCCCATCCACCCCATCGGCATCACCGCCCGAAAGGGAAAAAACAACACCCTGACAGCCTATGAAGGCGATGTCGGCAGCCCCTGGGCCATCGGCGGACCGGCCGGCGGGCATCGGGACATCGAGCCGCAACTTGGCACCATGGAGGATTTCGTCTGGCTCGTGGAAGAAGCCAGCAAGCGCGGCCTGGAAATTGCCCTCGACTTCGCCATCAACTGCTCCCCGGACCATCCATACGTCAAAGATCATCCAGATTGGTTCTATCAACGTCCCGACGGCAGCATCCGCTATGCGGAAAACCCGCCCAAAAAGTACCAGGACATCTACCCCATCAATTTCCACTGCGCCGATTGGAAAAACCTCTGGCGCGAGCTCATTGACGTCGTGCTTTTCTGGGTCAGCAAAGGCGTGAAAATCTTCCGGGTGGACAATCCCCACACCAAGCCCGTCTCCTTCTGGGAGGAGCTCATCAGCACCGTTCATCGCAAGCATCCCGAGGTCATCTTCCTGGCCGAGGCCTTCACCAAACCCAAGATGATGCAGGTGCTTGGCAAAATAGGCTTCACCCAAAGCTATACCTACTTCACCTGGCGCGAGGACAAGGCCGGCCTAACCGAATACGCCCGCGAGCTCATGCAGGGGGAGATGCGCTGGTACTACCGGGGAAATTTCTGGCCGAATACGCCTGACATCCATCCCTATTACCTGCAAAACGCCCCCGCCAGCATGTTCCGCCTGCGCGCCGCCCTGGCCGCCACCCTCTCCAGCACCTGGGGCATGTATGCCGGATACGAGCTTTGTGAAAACAAGCCCCTCCCAGGCAAAGAGGAATACCTCGATTCTGAAAAATTTCAGCTCAGCCAGCGGGATTACAATGCCCCCGGGAACATCAAAGGCTTCATCGCCCGCCTCAATTCCATCCGCCGGGACAATCCGGCCATGCATCTTTACGACAACCTCGTCTTTCACGGCGCGGATCATGACCAGATGCTCTGCTACAGCAAATGCACCCCGGATTTCAGCAACCGCATCCTCTGCATCGTTAGCCTGAACGGCTACGATCCCATTTCCGGCATGGTCTATCTGGACCTGGGTGCACTGGGGCTCGGCCACGACCAGACGTACCGCGTCCGCGACCTCATGCACGGGGGGGTTTATGAATGGAGTGGAGCTGCTAATTTTGTTTCCCTCTCTCCGGATGGAGCCAGTTTGCACATCTTCCAAGTTGAACCGCTTTAG
- a CDS encoding response regulator yields the protein MQLSSTSTKGAGKFQVLIASATEDTARLLEPLQQISYPDGNSESGGLFRPKQRMLFHPLDYNLVDLVMRSRQSEWPFATVIVDVQPGTETKAEQILNALYYAEPALGVIILLSDGAALSQPMLDLITHSSRMTFVQMPGSIAQIYQALKMMLALWDLRQRQGEAENSRQGTDEGETGIRGNLIAAEGSAPAMHLEVVGSLAAGIAHEFNNVLTVIQSQMDLAMQQAASMPAVMKLLNQVMETARSAATLSRKLVSFTPDEESNPEAVNLNSAVDEEVMLLSKTLGDHIRVEVNHSPELPSVWADPATISQLIINVAIHARNAMSEGGTLQITTNRISHETGSKYARLFPDAAHGDYVMLTMEDPNPTDEADPQRVVVTLPSSVQRAADDRLTWIQHTIQAAGGAFNVTLLPGMIRTYQMLFPLARDSSKIPEETASSHQITVRSESMEVQPSTVLVVDDDDTICMIMSQVLATKKHRVLIAKSADEAWQQWCQHRSTIKLLITDINMPGGANGVTLGHAIQEQDGSVPVIYTSGHRAVHQFAELEIGNNYLPKPFGMNDLLAVANRALLSHSHGQYGLS from the coding sequence ATGCAACTCTCTTCGACATCCACCAAAGGAGCTGGAAAATTTCAAGTCCTCATTGCCTCTGCCACGGAGGATACCGCGCGTCTTCTTGAGCCTCTCCAGCAAATCTCTTATCCGGATGGGAATTCTGAGAGCGGCGGTTTGTTCCGCCCGAAGCAGCGGATGCTCTTCCACCCGCTGGATTATAATTTGGTGGATCTGGTCATGCGCAGCCGCCAGTCCGAATGGCCTTTTGCCACGGTCATAGTGGATGTGCAGCCCGGCACAGAAACCAAGGCTGAGCAGATTCTGAATGCCCTTTATTATGCGGAACCTGCCCTGGGGGTCATCATTCTCCTTTCAGATGGCGCGGCCCTGTCCCAGCCGATGCTGGACCTCATCACCCACAGCTCGCGGATGACCTTTGTCCAGATGCCAGGCTCCATTGCCCAGATTTATCAGGCATTAAAAATGATGCTTGCCCTGTGGGATCTGCGCCAGCGGCAGGGAGAGGCTGAAAACTCGCGCCAGGGCACGGATGAGGGCGAAACTGGAATACGTGGGAATTTAATCGCTGCCGAAGGATCTGCCCCTGCCATGCATCTGGAGGTCGTGGGGAGCCTTGCCGCAGGCATCGCTCATGAATTCAATAATGTACTGACCGTCATCCAGAGCCAGATGGACCTGGCGATGCAGCAGGCGGCCAGCATGCCAGCAGTGATGAAGCTGCTTAACCAGGTCATGGAAACGGCACGCAGTGCCGCCACCCTGTCACGCAAGCTCGTCTCATTCACTCCAGACGAGGAAAGCAATCCGGAAGCCGTCAATCTGAACAGCGCCGTGGATGAAGAAGTGATGCTGCTCAGCAAAACACTGGGGGATCACATTCGTGTAGAGGTCAATCACTCTCCGGAACTTCCATCAGTCTGGGCAGATCCTGCCACCATCAGCCAGCTGATCATCAATGTGGCCATTCATGCCCGCAATGCCATGTCAGAAGGCGGCACTTTGCAGATTACCACCAACCGCATCAGCCATGAAACCGGCAGTAAATACGCACGCCTGTTCCCGGATGCCGCCCATGGTGACTATGTCATGCTGACCATGGAGGATCCCAATCCGACTGACGAGGCGGATCCTCAGCGCGTGGTGGTGACCCTGCCCAGCTCCGTGCAGCGTGCTGCCGATGACCGCCTGACCTGGATTCAGCACACCATCCAGGCAGCCGGCGGTGCTTTTAATGTGACCCTTCTCCCAGGGATGATCCGCACCTATCAGATGCTTTTCCCCCTGGCTCGAGATTCGTCCAAGATACCGGAGGAAACAGCTTCTTCCCATCAAATCACAGTTCGAAGTGAATCTATGGAGGTTCAGCCCTCCACCGTCCTGGTCGTGGATGATGACGATACCATCTGCATGATCATGAGCCAGGTGCTGGCCACCAAAAAGCACCGGGTGCTCATCGCCAAAAGTGCCGATGAAGCCTGGCAGCAGTGGTGCCAGCACCGCAGTACCATCAAGCTGCTCATCACGGATATCAACATGCCCGGCGGGGCAAACGGAGTGACCCTGGGGCATGCCATTCAGGAACAGGACGGTTCCGTGCCCGTCATCTATACCAGCGGTCACCGGGCCGTACACCAGTTTGCCGAGCTGGAAATTGGCAATAATTACCTGCCGAAACCTTTTGGGATGAATGATCTCCTGGCCGTGGCTAACCGGGCCCTCCTGTCCCATTCCCATGGGCAGTACGGATTGAGCTGA
- a CDS encoding FAD-dependent oxidoreductase produces MTSAFRINTAKFVSLLSLCIVLFLASQPVRSAEPEPSAYDLVVIEATPGGIATAVRAAREGLSVLLVNRSQHLGGIVSNGLGVWDTLYEGRRSPIYDEVRHDIIEHYRTTYGEGSPQHKAALPGKSGHTNGRFEPRIAEKFLTAFVEKEDNITLLKGYVPIALARDGRLLRSITLKEFHGDRTRIIHAAAFADCTYEGDLLPLARVAYRVGREARGEFNEPHAGKIYMRAVKTAPTPQAAGMAELHDRLNLRKFPGFQEIVQPESTGEGDLNVQAFNYRTLLTSDPANRLPVEKPAAYDPAYLSTLEFGSIVSPLPNQKIGWNRPQLVGPHQAYVEGDWETRLKVMDQHWQATMGLLYYLQNDPAVPEERRRFFSAYGLAKDEFQDNGHRPHEFYVREARRLTGRHIMTQHDFSLAPGIIRTPIQPDSIAFADWYMDAHACTWGKVQGSLDEGKMMLHAETFPAQIPYRSLFSPDVDNLIVPVCLSSTHVAWGAIRLEPTWMQVGESAGYACALAKKIQTTPAALDTGLLIRTLASAHSMITFFNDVDISKDDPAITAAQIFSTKGFFHDYDARLDQPLKTDTAQAWLRALTDGDLNAEKTAQAVVEADAVDSPAVTRESWTRLLKEYKLKASSDSTDKSLTRGQALTELLSLLQPP; encoded by the coding sequence ATGACATCTGCCTTTCGTATTAATACTGCAAAGTTTGTTAGCCTGTTGTCACTCTGCATTGTCCTGTTCCTTGCCAGTCAGCCTGTCCGCTCGGCAGAGCCGGAGCCGTCCGCTTACGATCTGGTCGTCATCGAGGCCACACCAGGCGGCATTGCCACTGCTGTGCGGGCTGCCCGTGAAGGCCTGAGCGTTCTGCTGGTGAACCGATCCCAGCATCTGGGCGGAATTGTCTCCAATGGCCTGGGAGTTTGGGACACGCTTTATGAAGGGCGGCGCTCACCCATTTATGATGAGGTCCGCCACGACATCATCGAACATTATCGCACCACTTATGGCGAAGGCTCCCCGCAGCACAAAGCCGCCCTGCCCGGTAAAAGCGGGCATACCAATGGACGTTTTGAACCGCGCATTGCCGAGAAATTTCTGACGGCTTTCGTGGAGAAGGAAGACAACATCACGCTGCTGAAAGGCTACGTGCCCATCGCACTCGCCCGCGATGGCCGCCTGCTGCGCTCCATCACTTTGAAGGAGTTTCACGGGGACAGGACTCGCATCATCCATGCAGCCGCTTTTGCCGACTGCACTTATGAAGGCGACCTTCTCCCGCTCGCCAGGGTGGCCTATCGCGTGGGCCGCGAAGCCCGTGGCGAATTCAATGAACCCCATGCCGGCAAGATCTACATGCGCGCCGTCAAGACTGCGCCCACGCCCCAAGCTGCCGGGATGGCAGAACTGCATGACCGGCTAAACCTGCGCAAATTCCCCGGTTTCCAGGAGATCGTGCAGCCGGAAAGCACCGGGGAAGGGGACCTAAATGTCCAGGCCTTCAATTACCGTACCCTGCTCACCTCGGACCCTGCCAACCGCCTGCCGGTGGAGAAACCGGCGGCTTATGATCCTGCTTATTTGAGCACGTTGGAATTCGGCTCCATCGTCTCCCCTTTACCTAACCAAAAGATTGGGTGGAACCGTCCGCAGCTTGTCGGCCCACACCAGGCCTATGTGGAAGGAGACTGGGAAACCCGCCTCAAGGTCATGGACCAGCACTGGCAGGCCACCATGGGCCTGCTTTATTATCTGCAAAACGATCCCGCCGTGCCAGAGGAGCGCCGCCGTTTCTTTAGTGCTTATGGCCTGGCCAAAGACGAATTTCAGGACAACGGCCACCGGCCGCATGAGTTCTATGTGCGCGAAGCCCGCCGCCTCACCGGCCGTCACATCATGACCCAGCATGATTTTTCCCTGGCTCCCGGCATCATTCGCACACCCATCCAGCCTGACAGCATCGCCTTTGCCGACTGGTACATGGATGCCCATGCCTGCACCTGGGGCAAAGTCCAGGGCAGCCTGGATGAGGGCAAAATGATGCTCCACGCCGAAACCTTTCCCGCTCAAATACCTTACCGCTCCCTGTTCTCCCCTGATGTGGACAATCTCATCGTTCCCGTCTGCCTCAGCAGCACCCATGTGGCCTGGGGGGCGATCCGCCTGGAGCCCACCTGGATGCAGGTCGGTGAGTCAGCCGGCTATGCCTGTGCCCTGGCCAAGAAAATCCAGACCACCCCCGCCGCGCTGGATACTGGCCTTCTCATCCGCACCCTGGCCAGTGCGCATTCCATGATCACCTTCTTCAACGACGTGGACATTTCCAAAGACGATCCCGCCATCACCGCTGCCCAGATCTTTTCCACGAAAGGCTTCTTCCACGATTACGATGCCCGCCTGGACCAGCCATTGAAAACCGATACCGCCCAAGCCTGGTTGCGTGCGCTAACTGATGGCGACCTGAATGCAGAAAAAACCGCCCAAGCCGTGGTCGAGGCCGATGCGGTTGATTCCCCCGCAGTCACTCGTGAGTCCTGGACGCGCCTCCTCAAAGAATACAAATTGAAAGCCTCATCTGATTCGACGGACAAATCTCTCACCCGCGGCCAGGCCCTGACGGAGCTGCTGAGCCTCTTGCAGCCTCCTTGA
- a CDS encoding GAF domain-containing protein, translating to MKPLRILLVEDSDDDAQLILRCLQRHGYACTIHQVMTPQALEQALASHSWDIILCDYVMPSFDALAALAIVSRHGEDIPVIIVSGTVGEDVAVASLKHGAQDYILKQNLTRLGPAVDSELGAASARRYNRLLEAIAASHSEVLEMILNGSALTPILNHIVHRIEKLSQNSALCSIFLTNEAGTHLISGASPSLPEEFTRQITPLPVGAEIGSCGRAAALKQSVIIEDITQHPNWASVRPLLLQHGLGACWSVPVFSSGREVVGTMAVYYRTPRAPTTDELRWVESAAKLVGVAIERCRSEVRIREQLNELLRWQNAMLNREDRVQQLKGEVNELLLRLEEPVRYPSQA from the coding sequence ATGAAACCTCTGCGTATCCTGCTCGTTGAAGACTCGGATGATGACGCCCAGCTCATTCTGCGCTGTCTGCAGCGGCACGGGTATGCCTGCACCATCCACCAGGTCATGACTCCGCAGGCTTTGGAGCAGGCTCTGGCCAGCCATAGTTGGGATATCATCTTATGTGATTATGTGATGCCCAGCTTTGATGCCCTCGCTGCCCTGGCCATCGTCAGCCGGCACGGGGAGGACATCCCGGTCATCATCGTCTCTGGCACGGTGGGGGAAGATGTGGCCGTGGCCTCCCTCAAGCACGGTGCACAGGACTACATCCTTAAACAGAATCTGACCCGCCTGGGACCCGCTGTGGACAGCGAGCTGGGTGCCGCCTCCGCCCGCCGTTACAACCGCCTCCTTGAGGCCATTGCGGCCAGCCACTCTGAGGTGCTGGAAATGATTCTGAACGGCTCCGCGCTCACGCCGATTCTTAACCACATTGTGCACAGGATTGAAAAGCTCAGCCAGAACAGCGCCCTATGTTCCATCTTCCTCACCAACGAGGCCGGCACGCATCTCATTTCCGGAGCTTCCCCCAGTCTGCCTGAGGAGTTCACCCGTCAGATCACGCCCCTGCCGGTCGGCGCTGAGATCGGTTCATGCGGACGTGCCGCTGCACTGAAGCAGTCCGTCATCATTGAGGACATCACCCAGCATCCCAACTGGGCCTCCGTCCGGCCGCTTCTTCTTCAGCATGGCCTTGGTGCCTGCTGGTCAGTGCCTGTGTTTTCATCCGGCCGGGAGGTGGTCGGCACCATGGCGGTTTATTACCGCACTCCCCGCGCTCCCACCACCGATGAGCTGCGCTGGGTGGAATCTGCGGCCAAGCTGGTGGGTGTGGCGATCGAACGCTGCCGCTCGGAAGTGCGCATCCGGGAGCAGCTCAATGAACTTTTGCGCTGGCAAAATGCGATGCTTAACCGCGAAGACCGCGTGCAACAGCTCAAAGGCGAGGTTAACGAACTGCTGCTGCGTCTGGAGGAGCCAGTCCGCTACCCCAGCCAGGCATGA